The Irregularibacter muris genome segment CTAATAATTAGAGTATAGATCACAACTGACAAATTGTCAATTTGATTTAGGCTTATTCCAAAAAGTTAAACCTTTTGTATTGTTCTTCATAATATATAGTGATAAGTTGTTTTATGATCTACTGTAAAGTAAGGCACTAAATACAGTTTCTGTTTTCTATAGAATTTTCGACAATTATAACCCTATATTCTAGTGTAAATCATAAAAATCATTGTAGATGAAAATATAGAAAGGAGATTTTATATGTATTATAGTAATTGGAATAGTCAGTATAGCTTCAATAAATTAAAATGTGATTGTTATAGAAGAGATCGTGATCGTTGTAAAATTGAATGTGAATGTGTTATAAAATATCCAACAGGGCCAAATGGTATCACTGGGCCTACTGGGCCCACTGGACCTACTGGGCCTACTGGACCCACCGGACCTACTAGTACCACCGGACCTACTGGACCCACTGGGCCTACTGGACCCACTGGACCTACCGGACTTATTGGACTTTCTGGTCCCACTGGACCTACTGGTCCCACCGGACCTACCGGACCCACTGGACCCACCGGACCCACCGGACCCACCGGACCTACTGGACCTACTGGACCCACTGGACCCACTGGGGCCACCGGACCTACCGGACCCACTGGACCCACCGGACCTACTGGACCTACTGGACCTACCGGACCTACTGGACCCACGGGTGTAACCGGAGTAACTGGTGCTACTGGTCCCACTGGGGCAACAGGGCCCACCGGTGCTACTGGACCTACTGGACCCACTGGGGCCACCGGACCTACCGGACCCACAGGTGCTATCGGTCCCACTGGGCCTACTGGGCCCACTGGAGCTACTGGCCCGACTGGGGCCACCGGAGAAGTGGTTTTGGCTTTTGGATCTTTAAGAGGAAGTAGTATAGAGCTCCCTGGAGAAGCATTGACCCCTGTACCATTTAGTATAGTTGGACCTTTATCAGATACCATCACAGTTAGTCCATCGGGCAATGAATTAGTGGTAGGAGAAAGTGGCCTTTATCAAATAACGATATCTATTAACGCTGAAGCCACTACAGATCCTGATCCTGATCAACCCTATCTAAACGCGATTATTACTGTCAATGGGACACCGATTTTTGGTGATGCGACTACTTTCTTCAAGATAGCTAATAGAAGTAGTTCAACCTTTGTGGTTCAAGCCTCCTTGACCGCAGGAGATGCAGTAGGAGCGAGTATTGGCACGGATTTCCCCGTTTTAGGTTATATGAATCGTTCTTTAACTATCGTGCAATTAAGTGATTAAAAGACTTTTAATCTTAATGAAAGTACCCGATCAAATGATCATGTTAGGTTGTCCGTAATAGGTCTTGCCTGATTTTCTTTATATGAGAGCATACCCTTTTGGGTATGCTCTCATTTCATTCGTCGTGTCCTATTAGAGTTTATTTGTTATTTGAAATATATGGTATAATGATAGGAGGAAGAATAAAAAGGAAGATATATATGAAAAAGAAACTATCGATTATCTTGATCATCCTTGGGCTGTTGATTTTAGCTGCCCCCTCTATCATGAATAAAATAGTAGGGATAAGAATAAATAAAGAAAATGAATTCTTGGATAATCTATCTGCCCAAGATCTAGCAAATAATGAAAATTTAGAGGCAGAATATGATTATTCCACTGTAAGAGATCTAGAATTTAACACTTTTTTTTCACATCTAGATGCATCCTATGATAAAGCCATTATCGGTCAAATAAGTATTCCAGATTTAGATATTTATTTACCCATATTAAAAGGAACCACCAATGCCAATCTTTTAGTAGGTGCTACTACCATGGTTCCCCATCAACAAATGGGTGAAGGCAATTATCCTTTGGCCGGTCATTATATGAAGGATAAAAACTTATTATTTGGCAATCTTTTAAATATCAAAAAAAATACCATAGTGAGATTAACCGATAAAAGAATCATCTATGAATATAAAATATATGAAACTACTGTTGTATCGGATACCGCCCATCATATGATAGGAAATCAAATGGCCAAAAACCATGGCCAACCCATCTTGTCTTTGATGACTTGCTATTACACTTCAAAAAGTGGTCAACGATTTTTTGCTTTAGGAGAATTAATTGATGAATATCCTTATGAAAAAGGTTTAATGTATCCTTGAACAAAAAAACACCTGAACTCATCGGTGATATGACCCCCAAAACTTAGATTTTTGGTCTAACTTTTGGGGATCGGTTCACGGAGTTCAGGTGTTTTTTTAATCTTATGATTCAGATGTTCTAGATTTTCTAAATAATACAATACCTACTGCTAAGGTGAATAAGCCTAATGCATAAAGCAATTTAGATAATGTAGTATTGAACCCAGTCTTTGGTAACATAGGTGTATCTTCTTTTTCAGGATCCACAGGATCTACTGGACTAACTGGTTTTTCTGGTTCCACATAGGTGTTTGTGATTGTTAAACCATCTTCTGATAGGGTCTTTGTATAATTCTCAGGTACTTCTATTTCATCTACTGTATACCTATACTCATTGCCATTTATATCTGTCTTATCTAAGTCAGTCCAAATATATTCTGTCTCACCATCTTCTAAAGCCACTGGCTTTCCATATTCTTCTCCATCTCGGAATAATTGAAGTTCTATAGTTGGTTTTTCCCTTGGTCCACCATCCCATTTCTTGGTTCCAGTTATATCTATCTTTGGTATAATATAAGTGTTTGTAACTGTTAAGCCATCTTCTTCTTTTTGATAGTTTTCTGGTTCAAAATCATTCCCCTCTTTATCCACTTCTTTTACAGAGAAGATATATTCATTTCCAAAACTATCTGTCTTAGTAAGACCCGTCCATACTACTTCTGTTGTGCCACTTTCTAATGCTTGAATTTTAGCTTCTGTTTCCGGTACTTTTTCTAATTCTCCACCTTCAACTTGTCGATATAATGCAAACCATATTGTTGGTCTATCTGTTGGTCCATTTTTCCATACTTTTGTAGCTTTTGCACTTGCATCCATTGGGCTAACATAACTATTTGATATTGTTAGACCATTTTCTGCTTTTATATAGTTTTCTGGTTGGAAATCATTACCTTCCTTATCGACTTCCTGAACCGAATAGATGTACGTATTTCCATTTATATCTGTTACCTCTAAATCTTCCCAAGTTACTGCTAGAATATCATTGGCTAATTCTTTGATTTCAGCATCTTCTACTCTTTCTATTTCTCCTCCTGCAATTTGTCGATATAGTGCAAACCATATTGTCGGTCTTTCTTCTGGTCCATCTATCCATTCTTTCTCTGCTGTTATATCTGTCTTTGGTATAACATAAGTGTTTGTAACTATTAAACCATCTTCTGATACTGTCTTTGTATAATTTTCAGGAACATTTACTTCATCTACTGTATAAGAATACTCGTTGCCATCTATATCTGTTCGATCTAAATCTCTCCAAGTATATTCTGTGTCCCCTGCTTTTAGAGTTACAGGATCTCCAAAATCTTCTTCATCTCGAAGTAATTGGAGCTCAATAGAATCTGGTCTGTTATTTTCTCCACCTTGCCATTTTTTTGTTCCTATGAATTCTATTTTTTCTTTGGAGTTTTTAAAGATTCCTACTTCAATATTTTCTTCATTGTCATTATACTTAGTATCAACAACAATTTCTATCTCTTCATCCGATAGAACATAGCCTTCTGGTGCTTTAACTTCTTTTAGATAATAAGTTCTAAGTGGTAGATTTCCAATCTCAAGAACACCATTTTCAGTAATATATTCTTGCTCACCAAATTGAACTTTTTCTCCATTCAATTCATACCATAGGGTAAAGGTTGCCTCATTATTGTTGATTTCTTCTTCAGTTTCTGAATCTACTTTAGTAACTCTTAATGCACCTCTGTCTTTAGCCCATTCTCCACCTGCTGAAGAGAATTGTCTAGCTTCTAACCTACTAGATTCTACAACTTTTTGTTCAAAAGATTTTCCGTCAAGTGAAATGGAGTTACCTATTGTACCCTCAGTTTCTGTTACAACGGTTGTATATCTTAAAACTAAGGTGTCTTTCAAGTCTTGGTTAATGTTAATGACTAAATTCGTCGCCCCAGTCAGTTCTTCATTTCCATCGGTATGTGGAACTACCTCAAGGGTATAATCTTCTTCTTCAATTAACTCAACTTCTTCTGTTCCTACTAATCTATATATTTCAAGACTACCATTGAGATAAACATGACCGGCACTGATTGTATCTGTAATCACAGCTTCACTAATGATGGATAGGCTTTCATTTACAGTTACTTCCCAATCAACTTCGTCACCTGTGAATACCTTTCCATCTGTTCCAATTGAACCTTTTTCTAAGAAATCATCGTGCTCATCATAATTAAGGGTTGCAGAATAATCATAATCCACCCCATCAACGGTAACTTTTGCCTTATTAGTATATTTATCTCGTGATATATCCGGTACTGATGTTGTAAATTCAACTACATATCTTTCATCTATTACAAAGCCATCTGCAAAGGTTA includes the following:
- a CDS encoding collagen-like protein, with the translated sequence MYYSNWNSQYSFNKLKCDCYRRDRDRCKIECECVIKYPTGPNGITGPTGPTGPTGPTGPTGPTSTTGPTGPTGPTGPTGPTGLIGLSGPTGPTGPTGPTGPTGPTGPTGPTGPTGPTGPTGPTGATGPTGPTGPTGPTGPTGPTGPTGPTGVTGVTGATGPTGATGPTGATGPTGPTGATGPTGPTGAIGPTGPTGPTGATGPTGATGEVVLAFGSLRGSSIELPGEALTPVPFSIVGPLSDTITVSPSGNELVVGESGLYQITISINAEATTDPDPDQPYLNAIITVNGTPIFGDATTFFKIANRSSSTFVVQASLTAGDAVGASIGTDFPVLGYMNRSLTIVQLSD
- a CDS encoding class A sortase produces the protein MKKKLSIILIILGLLILAAPSIMNKIVGIRINKENEFLDNLSAQDLANNENLEAEYDYSTVRDLEFNTFFSHLDASYDKAIIGQISIPDLDIYLPILKGTTNANLLVGATTMVPHQQMGEGNYPLAGHYMKDKNLLFGNLLNIKKNTIVRLTDKRIIYEYKIYETTVVSDTAHHMIGNQMAKNHGQPILSLMTCYYTSKSGQRFFALGELIDEYPYEKGLMYP